The genomic interval GAAATCCATCAGGATCAGATGGGGCCGCCATTCCTCAAACTCCTGGACGGCTTCCGCTCCGTTGGTCGCCAGCCGGATCTCGAAACCGACGGGGGCTAGAAGCTGCGCCAGTAGCTGGCGGTTATCCTCGATGTCGTCGGCAATCAGCACCCGGCACGTCGCCTGCCCGGGCTGGAGCCTCAGGACATGCCGGGGCTTGTCTTTCCCTTGAACCGCCTGGGCCTCCCCCTCCTTCAAAGGCAGGTGAATGACGAACACGCTGCCTTTGCCAACCTCGCTGTTTACCGTGATGGCTCCGCCCATCAGGCGAACAAACTCCCGGCTGATGGCCAAGCCCAGCCCCGTACCGGTCCCCGCCTGTTGCCCGGTCTTGGTCTGCTCGAAATGCCGGAACAACTTGTCTTGGTCGTCTGGCGAAATGCCCGGGCCCGTGTCCTCGATTTCGACCCGGAGAAAAGGTCCCGTCGCGCCCTCGCGGTCCGCGCGCACGCGCAAGCCGATGCCGCCCTGCTCGGTAAACTTGACGGCGTTGCCCAGCACGTTAATGAAGACCTGACGCAGCTTGTTGATATCGGTCACGATGTATTGGGGGACATCGCCGATCATCTCCACCGAGAACGATAACTTTTTCTCATCCGTGCGGACGCGGAACATCATCTCCAGGTCTTTGAGCAGGACGGGCAGGTCGAACGTGGAGGGGTTCAGGGTCGTGCGGCCCGCTTCGATCTTGGACATCTCCAGGATGTCGTTGATCAGGGCCAGTAGATGCTCGCCGCTACGATTGATGGTTCCCAGGTACTCGCATTGTCGGGGGGTGAGGTCCTGGTCGCGGAGCATGAGCTGGGAGAACCCGAGGATGGCGTTCATGGGGGTGCGGATTTCGTGCGACATGTTGGCCAGGAAGACGCTCTTGGCGCGGTTGGCTTGCTGCAACGATTGCTCGTAGCGTTTGCG from Chloroflexota bacterium carries:
- a CDS encoding ATP-binding protein; amino-acid sequence: RKRYEQSLQQANRAKSVFLANMSHEIRTPMNAILGFSQLMLRDQDLTPRQCEYLGTINRSGEHLLALINDILEMSKIEAGRTTLNPSTFDLPVLLKDLEMMFRVRTDEKKLSFSVEMIGDVPQYIVTDINKLRQVFINVLGNAVKFTEQGGIGLRVRADREGATGPFLRVEIEDTGPGISPDDQDKLFRHFEQTKTGQQAGTGTGLGLAISREFVRLMGGAITVNSEVGKGSVFVIHLPLKEGEAQAVQGKDKPRHVLRLQPGQATCRVLIADDIEDNRQLLAQLLAPVGFEIRLATNGAEAVQEFEEWRPHLILMDFRMPVMDGHEAIRRIRAMAGGEDPKIIAVTASAMDENRQALLGIGADDFIAKPIQEAELFQKIHAHLGVEYVYAEEPAAAAQEEAAELTPESLAGWPQDLIHPMREAVITADLDQLLAKIQEVEARDPRMAQGLRRLAEGFQYQKLLDLLGTGSSIESGEA